One genomic window of Melanotaenia boesemani isolate fMelBoe1 chromosome 20, fMelBoe1.pri, whole genome shotgun sequence includes the following:
- the gjd2b gene encoding gap junction protein delta 2b encodes MGEWTILERLLEAAVQQHSTMIGRILLTVVVIFRILIVAIVGETVYDDEQTMFVCNTLQPGCNQACYDKAFPISHIRYWVFQIIMVCTPSLCFITYSVHQSAKQKERRYSTVYLTLDKDQDSLKRDESKKIKNTIVNGVLQNTENSTKEAEPDCLEVKEIPNSAMRTTKSKMRRQEGISRFYIIQVVFRNALEIGFLVGQYFLYGFNVPSVYECDRYPCIKDVECYVSRPTEKTVFLVFMFAVSGFCVVLNLAELNHLGWRKIKTAVRGVQARRKSIYEIRNKDLPRMSVPNFGRTQSSDSAYV; translated from the exons ATGGGGGAATGGACTATACTAGAGAGGCTCCTGGAGGCTGCTGTCCAGCAGCACTCTACTATGATAGGAAG GATCCTACTAACAGTGGTGGTCATCTTCCGGATTCTAATCGTAGCAATAGTTGGAGAGACTGTCTATGATGACGAACAGACCATGTTTGTTTGTAACACCTTACAACCGGGCTGCAACCAGGCATGCTACGACAAGGCATTTCCCATTTCACACATTAGATATTGGGTTTTTCAAATAATCATGGTGTGCACTCCGAGTCTTTGTTTTATCACATACTCGGTGCATCAATCGGCCAAGCAGAAGGAGCGGCGGTACTCAACAGTCTATCTGACACTAGATAAGGATCAAGATTCTCTGAAGCGAGACGAGAGCAAAAAGATAAAGAACACCATTGTCAATGGAGTACTTCAGAACACAGAGAACTCCACCAAAGAAGCCGAACCGGACTGCTTAGAAGTGAAAGAGATCCCTAATTCGGCCATGAGAACTACAAAGTCCAAAATGAGGCGGCAAGAAGGCATCTCCAGGTTTTACATCATCCAAGTTGTTTTCAGAAACGCGCTGGAAATAGGCTTTTTGGTGGGTCAGTATTTCTTGTATGGATTCAACGTCCCGTCGGTGTACGAATGTGACCGCTACCCCTGCATAAAAGACGTCGAGTGCTATGTCTCCAGACCCACGGAGAAGACAGTGTTCCTGGTCTTCATGTTCGCGGTCAGTGGGTTTTGTGTGGTGCTGAACCTGGCTGAACTCAATCATTTGGGCTGGAGGAAAATCAAAACGGCCGTGCGAGGTGTGCAAGCTCGGAGGAAGTCCATTTATGAAATCAGAAATAAGGACTTGCCAAGAATGAGTGTGCCTAATTTTGGTCGCACTCAGTCCAGTGACTCTGCATATGTGTAA